From a region of the Paenibacillus sp. R14(2021) genome:
- a CDS encoding copper amine oxidase N-terminal domain-containing protein, producing MKKNNRIAAVVAVTMLAGSLMGGGAALAETPKLTTSLPIKLLYNARQLLSEVQPEKVNGTTLVPLRVVSDKLGGTLMLTGKDIRIVKGKSTLALTIGVSTASINGKTTKLPVSVKVVNGRTLVPLRVVSEGLGVSVEWDAVNQFVWIGNKDVPKLEDAIKPVDIKPYAHFYAKDPYFLKDLLNEGKPFTKARIITQQDFPLIISGDIYYRMDLARDPKGKTYTRASTTDKGVMGRTFLFLQTGERVKFRSETPYYRESIGTDIRIHYNPVVSKDDFSRLKIKTYESLSIKSIEYIDIRADSDSKILFENLWR from the coding sequence ATGAAGAAGAACAATAGGATTGCGGCTGTTGTGGCCGTAACGATGCTGGCAGGCAGCTTGATGGGTGGAGGGGCGGCTTTGGCGGAAACGCCTAAATTGACGACCAGCTTGCCGATTAAGCTGCTCTACAATGCACGCCAATTGCTAAGTGAAGTACAGCCTGAGAAAGTAAATGGAACGACGCTTGTTCCATTACGTGTGGTATCGGACAAGCTTGGCGGCACGCTGATGTTGACGGGCAAAGACATTCGCATTGTAAAAGGGAAGAGTACCCTCGCCCTTACAATCGGTGTGTCGACGGCCTCGATAAATGGAAAAACGACTAAGCTGCCTGTTTCAGTTAAGGTAGTAAATGGGCGGACGCTCGTTCCACTGCGTGTCGTGAGTGAGGGGCTTGGCGTGTCGGTTGAGTGGGATGCGGTAAATCAGTTCGTCTGGATCGGCAATAAGGATGTACCGAAGCTAGAGGATGCGATTAAGCCCGTAGATATTAAGCCATATGCACACTTCTACGCGAAAGATCCGTACTTCCTCAAAGATTTGCTGAATGAAGGAAAGCCATTCACCAAGGCCCGAATTATTACACAGCAGGACTTTCCATTAATCATCTCCGGTGATATTTACTATCGAATGGATCTAGCTAGGGATCCGAAAGGGAAAACTTACACGAGGGCAAGTACGACAGATAAAGGCGTTATGGGCCGTACATTTCTGTTCCTTCAAACTGGCGAACGAGTAAAGTTTCGAAGCGAAACTCCATATTATCGCGAGAGTATCGGTACGGATATACGCATACATTACAACCCTGTAGTATCCAAAGATGACTTCTCGAGACTGAAAATTAAGACTTATGAAAGTCTATCCATTAAAAGCATTGAATATATCGATATTCGAGCCGATTCCGACTCCAAGATTCTATTTGAGAATCTATGGAGGTAA
- a CDS encoding glycosyltransferase family 4 protein — protein MVRPRIAFITPGTFPLPSLNSSSVERVVEKTVPLLVPRIEAHIYGRTGHMLGRRGMLGGAVVERFPARNKRLYLKRVKQALAAYRPDLLQVENRPRYVLRLKRALPNRRIWLNLHSSTFIRERAIPKKLLAASFLNAERIIVNSEYLREDAAARVPNCADKLRVVYPGVDTERFPSQYSAAGARRRAELRTKRGWTGRSVVLFIGRLQAIKGVHHLLKLMPQLIKEHPSVLLVIVGGAFYGSKRTTPYARKLFRMGRAMKGHVKFVPYVPYSEVPDWFLGADVAVVPSGSREAFGLVNVEAMSCGLPVVATRAGGMKEIIRDGVTGYLVNPEQVETEMRARLLELLNDDQLRMEMGLRSRERVEQHFTWQHSADRWLELLQEPLT, from the coding sequence ATGGTCAGACCAAGAATCGCATTCATAACGCCGGGGACGTTTCCCCTTCCTTCCTTGAATAGCAGCTCTGTCGAACGCGTTGTGGAGAAAACAGTACCGCTTCTCGTGCCGCGGATCGAAGCCCATATCTACGGGAGAACCGGGCATATGCTCGGCAGACGAGGGATGCTCGGCGGCGCGGTCGTAGAGCGCTTCCCGGCCCGTAATAAACGATTGTATTTGAAGCGCGTCAAGCAGGCGCTTGCCGCATATCGGCCAGACCTGCTGCAGGTGGAAAACCGGCCCCGATACGTGCTTAGGCTGAAGCGGGCGCTGCCGAATCGCCGCATTTGGCTTAATTTGCATTCCTCGACATTCATCCGGGAGCGGGCAATTCCGAAAAAGCTGCTCGCGGCCAGCTTTCTTAATGCGGAGCGGATCATCGTGAACAGCGAGTATCTGCGAGAGGATGCCGCGGCGCGCGTGCCGAATTGCGCGGATAAGCTCCGGGTCGTCTACCCCGGCGTGGATACGGAGCGATTCCCTTCGCAATATTCGGCTGCGGGTGCCCGTAGAAGAGCGGAGCTTCGAACGAAGCGCGGATGGACAGGGCGGAGCGTCGTGCTGTTCATCGGCAGGCTGCAGGCGATCAAAGGCGTGCACCATCTGCTGAAGCTGATGCCCCAGCTGATCAAAGAGCATCCGAGCGTGCTGCTTGTCATCGTCGGAGGTGCGTTCTACGGCTCGAAACGCACGACTCCCTATGCGAGAAAGCTTTTTCGGATGGGGCGAGCTATGAAGGGACATGTAAAATTTGTCCCGTATGTCCCCTATTCCGAGGTGCCGGACTGGTTTCTGGGCGCCGACGTAGCTGTGGTTCCCTCCGGCAGCCGGGAGGCATTCGGTCTGGTCAATGTGGAGGCGATGTCCTGCGGTCTGCCGGTCGTTGCTACACGGGCGGGCGGCATGAAGGAAATTATTAGAGACGGCGTAACGGGGTACTTGGTGAATCCCGAGCAGGTCGAGACTGAAATGCGGGCGCGCCTGCTGGAGCTGCTAAACGATGATCAGCTGCGCATGGAGATGGGATTGCGAAGCCGTGAGCGGGTGGAGCAGCATTTTACATGGCAGCATTCCGCGGATCGGTGGCTGGAATTATTGCAGGAGCCCTTAACGTAG
- the asd gene encoding archaetidylserine decarboxylase (Phosphatidylserine decarboxylase is synthesized as a single chain precursor. Generation of the pyruvoyl active site from a Ser is coupled to cleavage of a Gly-Ser bond between the larger (beta) and smaller (alpha chains). It is an integral membrane protein.) encodes MTKWLLRSMTELSSRKWISRITGRFAQSPASRRFIPRFARMYGISVHEAEKQLHEYGTLNEFFTRRLKPGVRVIDSDPNALVSPVDALITGCGPIESGTILNVKGQDYTIEELLNRSPRLENYKNGYYMVLYLSPTDYHRIHTPVSGTIVEREHVLGKVYPVNDFGLRYMRRVLSRNERLITYMRHAGAETAIVKVGAMNVSSIKYVQPLRDKMNKGDDLAYFEFGSTVVLLTEDDSFFPRPDLKTGLKVRMGEKLGTLDAQ; translated from the coding sequence ATGACCAAATGGCTGCTCCGCTCAATGACCGAGCTTAGCTCGCGCAAATGGATTTCGCGCATAACCGGTCGATTTGCCCAGTCGCCCGCTAGCCGGCGCTTTATTCCGAGATTTGCCCGCATGTACGGCATCTCCGTCCACGAAGCGGAGAAACAGCTGCATGAATACGGCACGCTGAATGAATTTTTCACCAGGCGTCTTAAGCCAGGCGTACGTGTCATTGATTCTGATCCTAACGCGCTCGTAAGTCCGGTCGACGCACTCATTACCGGCTGCGGTCCGATCGAATCCGGTACGATTCTGAACGTGAAAGGCCAGGATTATACCATAGAAGAGCTGCTGAACCGTTCGCCGCGATTGGAAAATTACAAGAACGGCTACTATATGGTGCTTTACTTAAGTCCAACCGATTACCACCGCATACATACGCCTGTTTCAGGCACGATTGTAGAACGCGAGCACGTGCTGGGGAAAGTATACCCCGTTAACGACTTCGGCCTGCGCTACATGCGCCGGGTACTTAGCCGCAACGAACGTCTCATCACCTATATGCGCCATGCCGGCGCCGAGACCGCCATCGTCAAGGTCGGCGCCATGAACGTAAGCAGCATTAAATACGTGCAGCCCCTCCGCGACAAAATGAATAAGGGCGACGATCTCGCCTACTTCGAGTTCGGTTCAACCGTCGTGCTGCTGACCGAAGACGACAGCTTCTTCCCGCGTCCGGATCTGAAGACCGGGTTAAAGGTCCGCATGGGCGAGAAGCTGGGAACGCTGGACGCGCAATAA
- a CDS encoding PLP-dependent aminotransferase family protein, with the protein MDMKFRIPYEWYYEELGRKTDALFHAMRESIVNGTLAQGTRLPSSRRLAELYGVSRGSVNAAYDMLIAEGFARAAGGSGTFVAYSDPLSGMVHGAAVRAPLALSEWGERLVSAKALFRVGEAHPLLQVPGVSEEMCFRLREPDVSLFPVEAWRRTLFAEVRDMMAVFPAITAPVEGYLPLREAIAQDLRRERGMRANAANICITNGSMHAIALLMKLLVNPGRPVVVENPSYAGIRRAIYAEGGSILAAALDHQGIVPEEWRSELLFVTPTRQFPTGAVLSASRRTELLAWASRQGAVIIEDDYDSELQWGGRLVEPLKALDSEERVVYIGTFSKTMFMDLRLGYVVLPEALLEPFRLAKALQEPHPSALVEQRAMAHFIGSGDYARHLRRMKRVIGRRLLVFRDEVERRLSRWFRFVPADAGLHMYAVWRGDAVSYAKLRERCAALGVTWTVGDAYWEGDIPHSTALFGFAQLQEAQIKEGALRIESVCEALQTY; encoded by the coding sequence ATGGATATGAAATTCCGGATTCCTTATGAGTGGTATTATGAGGAATTGGGGCGCAAAACGGATGCATTGTTTCATGCGATGCGCGAAAGCATCGTGAATGGCACGCTGGCGCAGGGGACGCGGCTGCCTTCGAGCCGGAGACTGGCCGAGCTTTACGGCGTATCGCGCGGCTCCGTAAATGCGGCTTATGACATGCTGATCGCTGAAGGATTCGCGCGGGCAGCTGGAGGAAGCGGCACATTCGTCGCGTACTCGGATCCGTTGTCGGGAATGGTGCACGGAGCTGCCGTACGGGCGCCGCTTGCGCTGTCCGAATGGGGGGAGCGCTTGGTGTCCGCGAAGGCGTTATTCCGTGTGGGGGAAGCTCATCCTCTCCTACAAGTACCCGGTGTTTCGGAGGAGATGTGCTTCCGTCTTCGGGAACCGGACGTTTCCTTGTTCCCGGTAGAAGCATGGAGGCGTACGCTGTTCGCTGAGGTTCGGGACATGATGGCGGTATTTCCGGCCATTACCGCTCCCGTCGAAGGCTACCTGCCGCTGCGCGAAGCGATTGCGCAGGATTTGCGCCGTGAACGCGGCATGCGCGCGAATGCCGCGAATATTTGCATCACGAACGGTTCGATGCACGCCATTGCGCTCTTGATGAAGCTACTGGTGAATCCCGGCAGGCCGGTGGTGGTCGAAAATCCAAGCTACGCCGGCATCCGGCGGGCGATTTACGCCGAAGGCGGCTCGATCTTAGCCGCTGCGCTCGATCATCAGGGAATCGTTCCGGAGGAGTGGCGGTCGGAGCTGCTATTCGTGACCCCGACGAGGCAATTTCCGACCGGAGCCGTACTGTCCGCAAGCCGAAGAACGGAACTGCTGGCGTGGGCGTCGAGGCAAGGGGCAGTCATCATCGAGGACGATTACGACAGTGAATTGCAATGGGGCGGCAGGCTGGTGGAGCCGCTGAAGGCATTGGACAGCGAAGAGCGGGTCGTCTATATCGGCACGTTCTCGAAGACGATGTTCATGGATTTGCGGCTTGGCTATGTCGTGCTGCCGGAAGCGCTCCTAGAACCGTTTCGACTGGCGAAAGCACTGCAGGAGCCGCATCCGTCCGCGCTCGTGGAGCAGCGGGCGATGGCGCATTTTATCGGGAGCGGGGATTATGCGAGGCATCTCAGGCGAATGAAGCGGGTGATCGGCCGAAGGCTGCTTGTGTTCCGCGACGAAGTCGAGCGGCGGCTCAGCCGTTGGTTCCGGTTCGTGCCGGCGGATGCAGGGCTGCATATGTATGCGGTGTGGCGGGGAGATGCCGTGAGCTATGCGAAGCTTCGGGAACGCTGCGCGGCGCTGGGCGTTACTTGGACCGTGGGCGATGCGTACTGGGAAGGCGATATTCCGCACAGCACGGCATTGTTCGGCTTCGCGCAGCTCCAGGAAGCACAGATCAAGGAAGGCGCGCTTCGGATCGAATCGGTCTGCGAGGCGCTCCAAACCTACTAA
- a CDS encoding pyridoxamine 5'-phosphate oxidase family protein, which translates to MRRREFEIDGEQAEIEAFLQEMSFGFLGTVTSDGEPSMTPLNFVYVNGSIYFHGSRIGEKMTQLKQNQRVTFMAAKEYAIIPSFFSDPLMACPATAYFKSVRMDGQAVVVDDPAEKAAALEALMRKLQPEGGYKTIDAEDPDYVPRLKGVAVVRIDAERIVGKFKFGQNLKAAERQSITAQLAERNLPTDAETIALMNQYCPHARNAASD; encoded by the coding sequence ATGCGCAGAAGAGAATTCGAGATCGATGGCGAGCAAGCGGAAATCGAGGCCTTTTTACAAGAGATGAGCTTTGGTTTTCTCGGTACGGTTACCTCAGACGGGGAACCGAGCATGACGCCGCTCAATTTCGTTTATGTGAACGGAAGCATTTATTTTCACGGGAGCCGCATCGGGGAGAAAATGACGCAGTTAAAGCAGAACCAGCGCGTAACCTTCATGGCGGCGAAGGAGTATGCGATCATTCCCTCGTTTTTCAGCGATCCGCTGATGGCTTGCCCAGCGACGGCATATTTCAAATCAGTGCGAATGGACGGACAGGCTGTAGTCGTGGATGATCCGGCAGAGAAGGCAGCCGCGCTGGAAGCGCTAATGCGCAAGCTGCAGCCAGAAGGAGGGTATAAGACGATCGATGCCGAAGACCCTGACTATGTGCCGCGCTTGAAGGGCGTTGCGGTCGTTCGGATCGATGCCGAGCGGATTGTCGGGAAATTCAAATTCGGCCAGAACCTGAAGGCTGCGGAGCGGCAGTCCATTACGGCCCAGCTCGCCGAACGCAATTTGCCGACGGATGCAGAGACGATTGCGCTTATGAATCAGTACTGCCCGCATGCAAGGAACGCAGCCAGCGACTAG
- a CDS encoding AraC family transcriptional regulator: MLHCSPTSFLLKPAFAKIVCEPGWKWQKRENPLANYDLFYVWSGNGEIMLNGVPIPVSKGSCFLFKPGDFTSATHNPQRPLVLTYIHFDVKEPVDIVPRSYRMLHETVDFEYLLSRYVRLFLVKTYAGEEEAQLILKQLIIYLLREDMEGPVERKASNQLTEAIHEVANFIRQNPGIAHRVEDLAQRAQLSPRYFSIKFKEIVGTSVQSYMIGTRIERAQHLLKHAGMNVTEVADALGYRDIFFFSRQFKQYTGKSPSEIR; the protein is encoded by the coding sequence ATGCTGCACTGTTCGCCGACATCTTTTCTATTGAAGCCCGCATTTGCGAAGATCGTCTGTGAGCCGGGCTGGAAATGGCAGAAGCGTGAGAATCCGCTGGCCAACTATGATTTGTTCTATGTGTGGAGCGGGAACGGAGAAATTATGCTGAACGGCGTGCCAATCCCCGTCAGCAAAGGAAGCTGTTTTCTGTTCAAGCCGGGCGACTTCACGAGCGCGACTCATAATCCGCAGCGGCCGCTCGTGCTGACCTATATTCATTTTGACGTGAAGGAACCTGTCGACATCGTGCCGCGTTCGTACCGGATGCTGCATGAAACGGTCGATTTCGAATACCTGCTCTCTCGTTATGTCCGCCTGTTTCTTGTGAAGACGTATGCGGGTGAAGAGGAAGCGCAGCTCATATTGAAGCAGCTCATCATCTATCTGCTGCGCGAGGATATGGAAGGTCCGGTGGAGCGCAAGGCAAGCAACCAGCTGACGGAGGCCATTCACGAGGTTGCTAACTTTATTCGGCAAAATCCCGGCATTGCCCACCGTGTCGAGGATTTGGCGCAGCGCGCGCAGCTGTCGCCGAGGTATTTCTCCATTAAATTCAAGGAAATCGTCGGTACGTCGGTGCAGTCTTATATGATCGGAACGCGAATAGAGCGCGCGCAGCATCTGCTGAAGCATGCCGGCATGAACGTGACGGAAGTTGCGGACGCGCTGGGCTACCGGGATATTTTCTTCTTCAGCCGGCAGTTCAAGCAGTACACGGGAAAAAGCCCATCCGAGATTCGATAA
- a CDS encoding aminotransferase class I/II-fold pyridoxal phosphate-dependent enzyme, giving the protein MNPLAQQLNTAIEQENGHVFAMLSTLGKAIYFPKEGILSQSAEAKAKAKKYNATIGIAIENGQPMHLKVIQDTLSAYNPKDLYEYAPPAGKPELRTAWRAKMLKENPSLADKTYGNPIVTNALTHGLSIVADLFADAGDAVIIPNKNWENYELTFGVRRGAAIVEYPLYNSDNRFNSQGLREALLAQKDKGKAIVVLNFPNNPTGYTPGAQEGAEIVAAIRDAAEAGINVVAVTDDAYFGLFFEGSMHESLFGQLAGLHPRVLPIKVDGATKEEYVWGFRVGFITYATGSDSILNALEQKTLGIIRATISSGPHPSQTFVLKALQSPEFESQKEEKYAIMKGRANTVKRLLDSGRFGNVWSYYPFNSGYFMCLKLNVDAEKVRTRLLDEYAIGTIALGETDLRVAFSCIEEANLEELFDSIYKAVQDVAVASK; this is encoded by the coding sequence ATGAACCCACTTGCCCAGCAATTGAACACGGCGATTGAGCAAGAAAATGGCCACGTTTTCGCCATGTTGTCCACACTCGGTAAAGCCATCTATTTTCCGAAAGAAGGCATTTTGAGCCAATCTGCCGAAGCAAAAGCGAAGGCGAAGAAATACAACGCAACAATCGGCATCGCGATCGAAAACGGTCAGCCCATGCACTTGAAAGTCATCCAAGATACACTCTCTGCCTACAACCCGAAAGATCTGTACGAATACGCGCCTCCCGCAGGCAAGCCGGAGCTTCGTACCGCTTGGCGCGCCAAAATGCTGAAGGAAAACCCTTCGCTGGCCGATAAAACGTACGGAAATCCCATTGTAACCAACGCCCTGACGCACGGCCTCAGCATCGTCGCGGATCTATTCGCGGATGCGGGAGATGCCGTCATCATTCCAAATAAAAACTGGGAAAATTACGAGCTGACCTTCGGCGTTCGCCGCGGGGCAGCCATCGTTGAATATCCGCTGTATAACAGCGACAACCGTTTCAACAGCCAAGGACTGCGCGAAGCGCTGCTGGCGCAGAAAGACAAGGGCAAAGCCATTGTTGTCCTGAACTTCCCAAACAACCCGACCGGCTACACGCCTGGCGCGCAAGAAGGCGCCGAAATCGTAGCCGCGATCCGCGACGCGGCGGAAGCCGGCATTAACGTCGTTGCCGTAACAGACGATGCCTACTTCGGACTCTTCTTCGAAGGCTCCATGCACGAGTCGCTGTTCGGCCAGCTGGCCGGCCTGCATCCGCGCGTCCTGCCGATCAAAGTCGACGGCGCGACAAAAGAAGAATACGTCTGGGGCTTCCGTGTCGGCTTCATCACCTACGCGACGGGCTCGGACAGCATTCTGAACGCACTGGAGCAGAAGACGCTCGGCATCATCCGCGCGACGATCTCCAGCGGACCACATCCGTCCCAAACCTTCGTGCTGAAGGCGCTGCAGTCGCCTGAATTCGAATCGCAGAAGGAAGAGAAATACGCGATCATGAAGGGCCGCGCCAACACGGTCAAGCGTCTGCTCGATAGCGGCCGTTTCGGCAATGTATGGTCGTACTATCCGTTCAATTCCGGCTATTTCATGTGCTTGAAGCTAAACGTGGATGCGGAGAAAGTCCGTACGCGGCTTCTAGACGAGTACGCAATCGGCACGATCGCCCTAGGTGAGACCGACCTGCGCGTCGCTTTCTCCTGCATCGAGGAAGCGAACCTCGAGGAATTGTTTGATTCGATCTACAAAGCGGTGCAGGACGTGGCTGTAGCTTCCAAATAG
- a CDS encoding Xaa-Pro peptidase family protein: MEAMRLMRVRKWLEQEELDALLIASPYNRRYLTGFTGSSGYVLITKEHALLLTDFRYMSQATEQAPIYEVIQHATKPLSTVSEKLQMFQVKRLGFEKNQVSFAVYQAYLEQFEGVTLVPTENIVERLRGIKDEVEISLIKRAIDITERAFNHILGVLKPGISERDISAELEYFMRMNGAASSAYPTIVASGERSALPHGLASSKRIGNHEFVTLDFGANFEGYCADLTRTVFIGSPTQKHKEIYRIVLEANLATLASLKPGMTGKEGDELGRAIIASYGYSPYFGHGLGHAFGLEIHELMRFSSQTEDLLEPGMVMTVEPGIYLPGFGGVRIEDNIRFTNTGIEVLTQSSKELIAL; encoded by the coding sequence ATGGAAGCCATGCGTCTTATGCGTGTCAGAAAATGGCTTGAACAAGAAGAGTTAGATGCCTTATTGATTGCAAGTCCTTATAACCGTAGGTACTTAACAGGCTTTACGGGATCTTCAGGTTATGTCCTGATTACAAAGGAGCATGCACTGCTTTTGACTGACTTCCGCTATATGAGTCAAGCAACTGAGCAAGCTCCAATCTATGAGGTTATTCAGCATGCGACTAAGCCTCTATCTACAGTTTCAGAAAAATTGCAGATGTTTCAGGTGAAGCGACTAGGGTTTGAGAAGAATCAGGTCAGCTTTGCTGTCTATCAGGCGTATTTGGAGCAGTTTGAGGGTGTTACTCTTGTTCCAACTGAGAATATCGTAGAGCGGTTGCGGGGTATTAAGGATGAAGTAGAGATAAGCTTAATAAAAAGAGCGATCGATATTACAGAGAGGGCATTCAATCATATTCTGGGGGTCTTAAAGCCAGGGATTTCAGAACGTGATATTTCGGCAGAACTGGAGTATTTCATGCGCATGAATGGAGCGGCTTCTTCTGCTTATCCTACCATTGTCGCTTCGGGAGAAAGATCTGCATTGCCGCATGGACTCGCGAGCAGCAAGCGAATTGGCAATCATGAATTCGTTACACTTGATTTCGGAGCTAATTTCGAAGGCTACTGTGCCGACTTAACTAGAACCGTGTTTATCGGCAGCCCTACCCAAAAACACAAAGAGATCTACCGTATCGTACTTGAAGCTAATCTTGCCACCTTAGCCAGTCTCAAACCAGGTATGACAGGTAAAGAAGGCGATGAACTTGGTCGAGCTATCATTGCGAGCTATGGATACAGCCCATATTTTGGACATGGTTTAGGTCATGCTTTCGGTTTGGAAATACATGAATTAATGCGCTTCTCCTCACAAACAGAAGATCTGCTTGAACCAGGGATGGTTATGACGGTAGAGCCGGGGATCTATCTGCCAGGCTTTGGCGGAGTGCGTATCGAGGACAATATACGCTTTACAAACACGGGGATTGAGGTACTGACCCAATCGAGCAAAGAGCTTATTGCGTTGTAA
- a CDS encoding glycoside hydrolase family 127 protein yields the protein MKADVVVKRKVRPFSLGEVTLLDGPFKHAMDLNRSYLLALEPDRLLARFREYAALSPKAVQYGGWEAESLSGHTLGHYLSAISMMYASLGEEDFKQRVDYVTDELETCQNAHGDGYVSGIPRGREVFEEVAGGDIRSKGFDLNGAWAPLYTLHKLFAGLRDAYRLTGNRKALDVERKLADWLAGILMPLSEDQMEEMMICEYGGMNEVLVDLYADTGEVSYLKLAQKFWHKQVLDPLSKHVDSLSGKHANTQIPKLIGLAKEYELTNDLLKRETTEFFWDRVVNHHSYVIGGNSFGEYFGDPNSLNDRLGPHTTETCNTYNMLKLTKHLFEWSGNAQEADYYERALFNHILASQNPTTGAVTYCLSLAMGGHKSFDDKFEDFTCCVGTGMENHASYGSAIYFEGEESLYVNQFIPSKLDWKHKGMTLVQTTNYPTTDQSNLKICTEEPVSFSLFIRYPYWAKQGIEIRINGEKIEVNQQPGSFICLNRTWVDEDQVDITIPMSLWMESMPDNPDRAAILYGPLVLAGVLGPVDDPAVTDYLYTPVMIAKDKPMTEWIVPVTDNPLTFRTKGIGAPRDVELIPFYQIYDKSYSVYWDFFTTEGWKKAESEYTEVMRKIKLLEQCTVDYVQPGEMQPERDHNFQGDSSNRVGLLNRRTYRTAGQEGWFSFDLSINSTQPMMLVATFTSAQELPNSDFDILIDGERLTLEQQGFEENDKFYNVHYPLSADLLAGKEKVTIKFQGKKGRRIRRLFGLRMVNQEQYKRLGEDA from the coding sequence ATGAAAGCAGATGTGGTCGTGAAACGAAAAGTAAGGCCTTTTTCTCTAGGTGAAGTTACCTTGTTGGATGGACCATTTAAGCACGCCATGGATCTGAACCGCAGCTATCTCTTAGCGCTTGAACCAGATCGTTTGTTGGCTAGATTTAGAGAATATGCGGCTCTGTCACCTAAAGCAGTTCAATATGGGGGGTGGGAGGCTGAAAGTCTTTCGGGCCATACACTTGGACATTATTTATCTGCTATATCGATGATGTATGCTTCACTAGGAGAAGAGGATTTTAAACAAAGAGTGGATTATGTTACGGATGAATTGGAAACTTGCCAAAATGCTCATGGAGATGGGTATGTATCAGGTATTCCAAGAGGAAGAGAAGTATTCGAGGAAGTTGCAGGCGGTGATATTCGTTCCAAAGGGTTTGATTTAAATGGGGCATGGGCGCCACTTTATACCTTACATAAATTATTTGCCGGTCTACGGGATGCGTATCGACTAACTGGTAACAGGAAGGCATTGGATGTTGAACGAAAACTGGCAGATTGGCTTGCTGGTATCCTCATGCCACTAAGTGAGGATCAGATGGAAGAAATGATGATATGCGAATACGGCGGTATGAATGAAGTGTTGGTGGATCTATATGCTGATACCGGTGAAGTCAGCTATTTAAAGTTAGCACAGAAATTTTGGCATAAACAAGTGCTGGATCCACTATCCAAACACGTTGACAGTCTTTCTGGGAAACATGCAAATACTCAAATTCCGAAGTTGATTGGGCTTGCCAAGGAATATGAGTTGACCAATGATCTGCTGAAGAGAGAGACGACTGAATTCTTCTGGGATAGGGTGGTAAATCATCATTCTTACGTCATAGGCGGAAATAGTTTTGGTGAATATTTCGGGGACCCGAATAGCTTGAATGATAGACTTGGTCCCCATACAACTGAAACGTGCAACACCTACAATATGCTCAAGTTGACGAAGCATTTATTCGAGTGGAGCGGGAATGCACAGGAGGCAGATTATTATGAAAGAGCCCTGTTTAACCATATTCTGGCCTCTCAGAACCCAACAACTGGAGCTGTGACTTATTGCCTTTCGCTCGCCATGGGAGGACATAAGTCCTTTGATGATAAGTTTGAGGATTTTACTTGTTGTGTTGGAACAGGAATGGAGAACCATGCAAGCTATGGCAGCGCGATATACTTCGAAGGCGAAGAGTCGCTATATGTGAATCAATTCATTCCATCCAAACTGGATTGGAAGCACAAAGGCATGACTCTCGTTCAAACAACGAATTATCCTACAACTGATCAGTCGAATCTGAAAATATGTACAGAAGAACCGGTATCGTTTAGTCTCTTCATTCGTTATCCATACTGGGCGAAACAAGGCATTGAAATTCGAATTAATGGTGAGAAAATCGAAGTCAATCAACAGCCAGGTTCATTTATTTGTTTGAATCGGACATGGGTGGATGAGGATCAAGTCGATATTACAATTCCGATGTCTCTTTGGATGGAATCGATGCCTGATAATCCGGATCGAGCTGCAATTCTTTATGGTCCCCTTGTACTCGCAGGTGTTCTGGGTCCAGTGGACGACCCAGCAGTAACAGATTACCTTTATACTCCGGTCATGATTGCCAAAGATAAGCCAATGACAGAATGGATTGTTCCTGTGACTGATAATCCGCTTACCTTCCGTACAAAAGGAATAGGCGCTCCTAGAGATGTCGAACTCATTCCTTTCTATCAAATCTATGACAAGTCATACTCCGTATATTGGGACTTCTTTACAACTGAGGGTTGGAAAAAGGCGGAGAGCGAATATACGGAAGTCATGCGAAAAATAAAGCTGCTGGAGCAATGTACAGTTGATTACGTGCAGCCCGGTGAGATGCAGCCAGAGCGTGACCATAACTTCCAAGGAGATTCTAGCAATCGAGTCGGTTTATTGAACCGAAGAACATACAGGACGGCTGGACAAGAAGGATGGTTCTCGTTTGATTTGAGCATCAATTCGACACAACCGATGATGCTGGTTGCGACTTTTACATCCGCACAAGAACTGCCTAATAGTGATTTTGATATTCTCATTGACGGTGAACGCTTAACACTAGAGCAGCAAGGGTTTGAAGAAAACGATAAGTTCTATAACGTTCATTATCCTCTTTCTGCTGACCTCTTGGCCGGGAAAGAAAAAGTGACAATCAAGTTTCAGGGGAAGAAAGGGCGTCGTATTCGCAGACTCTTTGGATTGAGAATGGTAAATCAGGAGCAATATAAAAGGCTTGGAGAGGACGCGTAA